In Ctenopharyngodon idella isolate HZGC_01 chromosome 1, HZGC01, whole genome shotgun sequence, a single genomic region encodes these proteins:
- the snx8b gene encoding sorting nexin-8, with the protein MHLGQQSPLVDGLSLKELGDSVLVEIEPRRKGLPFLKHVEYRIVSKCFQIPVQRRYSDFEVFHGLLLQKFIYRMVPPLPPKRILKGVLNSVSDREFNDSRRRGLQRFMTLVIRHPVLAGDELVTIFLSASSADVQNKMRDAYKKTGDEFLTSQIALHGKVNLPEEMRSQAAANREVIASIHSSFNKLRDVAERMAQRSRENSTDLLMFGKDLSELGSDTPDLPVNATMSKAWKTQRKSLVELSGEFGLLADKAAHQGSREEDEVVEKLNLLLEQLQSYKELCDRHDSGVLLEHQRTFEKRSGPVATHLKYQSSIEQPESRLTQQENTIITMEMRSYFSLLCLHQETQMVFTHLPLVTSILGTFVHSQIQGHKEMGDVWGELHPKLKDLFENTNEASSRSSSQTHTSRGQKTCAVIGPA; encoded by the exons ATGCATCTGGGTCAACAAAGCCCCCTGGTGGATGGGCTATCACTAAAAGAGCTGGGGGACAGTGTGCTGGTGGAAATAGAGCCCCGAAGGAAAGGACTGCCCTTCCTCAAACACGTGGAGTACCGTATTGTTAgcaag TGTTTCCAGATCCCAGTTCAGCGCAGATACAGTGATTTTGAGGTGTTCCACGGTCTGCTGCTGCAAAAGTTCATCTACAGGATGGTCCCACCTCTGCCCCCTAAACGCATCCTTAAAGGCG TTTTGAACTCAGTATCAGACCGAGAGTTTAACGACAGTCGCCGCCGTGGTCTACAAAGGTTCATGACCTTGGTGATCAGACATCCAGTCCTAGCAGGAGATGAGTTGGTCACCATCTTTCTGTCAGCAAGCAGCGCA GATGTTCAAAACAAGATGCGTGATGCATATAAAAAGACAGGTGATGAGTTTCTGACCTCCCAAATAGCGTTGCATGGCAAG gTGAACCTTCCTGAGGAAATGCGGAGCCAGGCTGCTGCTAATCGAGAGGTCATTGCAAGTATCCACAGCAGTTTCAATAAACTCAGAGATGTAGCCGAGCGGATGGCTCAGCGCTCACGAGAAAACTCGACGGATCTGCTCATGTTTGGAAAAGACCTGAG TGAACTGGGCTCGGACACACCAGACCTGCCAGTAAACGCTACAATGAGCAAAGCATGGAAAACACAGAGGAAGTCACTTGTAGAGCTGTCAGGAGAATTCGGTCTTCTCGCAGACAAAGCTGCACACCAG GGCAGCAGAGAGGAGGATGAGGTGGTGGAGAAACTGAACCTTCTCCTCGAACAGCTGCAGTCGTATAAA gagTTGTGTGATCGGCATGACAGCGGTGTGTTACTAGAGCATCAGAGAACGTTTGAAAAGCGCAGCGGGCCTGTGGCTACACACTTAAAATACCAGAGCAGCATTGAGCAGCCAGAGTCTCGACTCACACAG CAGGAAAACACGATTATCACCATGGAAATGAGGAGCTATTTCTCCCTTTTGTGTCTGCATCAAGAAACCCAGATGGTCTTCACCCATCTGCCTCTTGTAACTTCAATACTGGGGACATTTGTCCACTCACAAATACAAGGGCACAAAGAG ATGGGTGATGTGTGGGGTGAACTTCATCCAAAACTGAAGGATCTGTTTGAGAACACTAATGAAGCCTCGTCTCGCTCCTCTTCTCAAACACACACCTCCAGAGGACAGAAGACCTGTGCTGTCATTGGTCCTGCATAA
- the iqce gene encoding LOW QUALITY PROTEIN: IQ domain-containing protein E (The sequence of the model RefSeq protein was modified relative to this genomic sequence to represent the inferred CDS: deleted 1 base in 1 codon) yields MSVVAGELVTEEEVEDLAEDSLCSSYVSDTEKSRKKKVSGRPPPSPKSPYLNSANLLLKKTPVASWRTVKGTQLQNCKTPPAGTPRDVWLHLQNDGHGALSKSLKGADYSVAQTSISMTSTPEYLKEALGMKKPKYSRSASNGYVAGTPGYKEKEEMYDEIMDLKKAIQSQKAESDKMKAKLRRLEEDNTKKDRQIEQLLDPAKDPDYARGLVDRKTDPRSIINGLKQRILRLEQQCKEKENALSQLQSDLKTTNMQEMKITVETYFEEVQRLRALLESAERSNKAEIKDIRRQNKTLSATVLKLTKTVQQLEDENQELKKELTQEEMSMMDSPVCRAKGYMDWSKQRLVRRILELEKRVEQMKNLHITKTSDSQKSSEGKGTESESANQSDSVNTEMDVITENDAHLRGAVKKLTEEKKELQEKLTQRDEEIKQLSAEKDEGLKEVENVLKEQIREHERLMKTHRQEMGVLTVEINCLKEKLEEERKLRLVQDPSQVQDSSFSLTLTEPLSSSAVASIEKNKAAKIIQTHWLSHRTRDLVLLQSCLRGHLIRQRQLDGQRQATVPVAVSQSVMNTQAVQEEEVTLLQAVFRAHLKRMDRASTVTQSESFIHQKKQHLSTPPLLPTGFPQAMFTNKTQTSGVTQNNSEETAEKLNPAYNEKLRDKRSVPGDLKLHQQQPATESPKTIDSDDSDDIIVSPSRPLRKREKCFSPFNANDVV; encoded by the exons ATGTCTGTAGTAGCTGGAGAACTTGTCACTGAAGAAGAGGTGGAGGATCTG GCAGAGGACAGTCTCTGTAGCAGCTATGTGTCTGACACTGAAAAG tcaagaaaaaagaaagtttcTGGCAGACCACCTCCTTCTCCTA agtCACCATACCTGAACAGTGCAAACTTGCTTCTGAAGAAAACTCCAGTAGCATCATGGAGGACGGTGAAGGGGACACAGCTCCAAAACTGTAAAACCCCTCCGGCTGGTACACCCAGGGACGTCTGGCTGCACTTACAGAATGATGGACATG gGGCATTGTCAAAGTCTCTGAAAGGAGCAGATTACAGTGTCGCACAGACCAGCATCTCCATGACCAGCACACCTGAATACCTGAAGGAG GCCTTAGGAATGAAAAAGCCAAAATATTCCCGCTCTGCATCTAACG GTTATGTTGCAGGGACCCCAGGCTACAAAGAAAAGGAAGAAATGTATGATGAAATAATGGATCTAAAAAAG GCCATCCAATCCCAAAAGGCTGAATCTGACAAGATGAAAGCCAAGCTGCGCCGTCTTGAAGAAGACAACACTAAGAAAGACAGACAAATTGAACAGCTGCTGGATCCAGCGAAG GACCCAGATTATGCAAGGGGTTTAGTGGACAGAAAGACCGATCCTAGATCA ATCATTAATGGACTGAAACAGAGGATTCTACGATTGGAGCAGCAGTGCAAAGAAAAAGAGAATGCCTTGAG TCAGCTTCAGAGTGACCTCAAAACTACCAACATGCAGGAAATGAAGATCACTGTAGAAACGTACTTTGAGGAG GTTCAAAGATTGCGAGCACTGTTAGAGTCAGCTGAGAGAAG tAATAAGGCGGAGATCAAAGACATCAGGCGGCAGAACAAGACCCTTAGTGCAACGGTTCTGAAACTCACAAAGACCGTTCAACAACTGGAAGACGAGAACCAAGAACTCAAAAAAGAACTGACACAGGAAGAGATGAGCATGATGGACAGCCCTGTGTGCCGTGCCAAGg GTTATATGGATTGGAGCAAACAGAGACTTGTGCGACGAATCCTGGAACTTGAaaag AGAGTTGAGCAGATGAAGAATCTTCATATAACTAAAACATCAGACTCACAGAAGAGCTCAGAGGGGAAAGGCACTGAGTCAGAATCGGCCAATCAGAGCGATTCTGTCAACACAGAGATGGATGTGATCACAGAGAATGATGCGCATTTGAGGGGAGCAGTAAAGAAACTTACAGAAGAGAAAAAGGAACTACAGGAAAAACTAACCCAGAGAGA TGAAGAGATAAAGCAGTTGTCCGCTGAGAAGGATGAAGGTCTGAAAGAGGTAGAAAATGTGCTGAAGGAACAAATTAGAGAGCATGAGAGACTGATGAAAACACACAG GCAGGAGATGGGTGTGCTGACCGTAGAAATCAACTGTTTAAAAGAGAAACTAGAGGAGGAGAGAAAACTCAGATTAGTACAAGATCCAAGTCAG GTTCAGGACAGTTCTTTTTCATTAACACTCACAGAACCATTGTCGTCATCGGCGGTTGCGTCAATAGAGAAGAACAAAGCAGCTAAGATCATTCAGACACACTGGCTCTCACACCGAACACGG GATCTAGTTCTCTTGCAATCCTGTCTCAGAGGGCATCTAATCAGACAGAGGCAGTTAGATGGACAGAGGCAAGCAACTGTCCCTGTTGCAGTG AGTCAATCAGTTATGAACACTCAGGCTGTACAGGAAGAGGAAGTGACTCTGCTGCAGGCTGTCTTTAGGGCTCATCTCAAACGGATGGACAG GGCATCTACAGTGACGCAGTCTGAATCTTTCATTCATCAGAAAAAGCAGCATCTCTCCACCCCTCCACTGCTGCCCACAGGGTTCCCACAGGCCATGTTTACGAACAAAACGCAAACCTCAG GTGTAACTCAGAATAATAGCGAGGAGACTGCAGAGAAACTAAATCCTGCTTATAATGAGAAGCTGCGTGACAAGAGATCAGTACCAG GAGACCTGAAGCTCCACCAACAGCAACCAGCCACTGAAAGTCCAAAGACCATTGATTCAGACGACTCAGATGACATCATTGTGTCTCCTTCAAGGCCactgagaaaaagagaaaaatgctTTAGTCCATTCAATGCTAATGATGTGGTTTAG